The Streptomyces bacillaris sequence ACCCGGACCGCGACCCGAGGATGCGGGTCGTCTCCGTCGCGTACGCCGCCCTCCTGCCGGACCTGCCCGAACCGCGCGGCGGCGGCGACGCGGCCAGTGCCCGGTGGTGGGACGCGCGCGCCACCGGACCGCTCGCCTTCGACCACGACCGGATCCTGGCCGACGCCCGCGACCGGATCGGCGCCAAGCTCGAATACACCTGCCTGGCCACGGAGTTCTGCCCGCCCGAGTTCACCCTCGGTGAGCTCCAGCAGGTCTACGAGACGGTGTGGGGCGTCGAGCTGGACCGCCCCAACTTCCGCCGCAAGGTCCTGGGCGCGCCCGGCTTCGTCCGGCCCGTCGACGGCCCCCCGCGCCGCACGGGCGGCCGGGGCAAACCGGCCGCGCTCCACCGTGCGGGCGGCGCCACGACCCTCCACCCGCCCCTGCTGCGCCCGCAGCCCACCGACGCATCCCTCTCCCGCCCGGAAGGACGAACGCCATGACCATCGCCACCCGAAGACTGACCAAGCAGGCGGCCACCGGCTCGCTGACCGGGCTCGCGCTCGGTGACGCGCTCGGCTTCCCCACCGAGTTCAACGATGTGCCCTCGATCCTCGCCAAGTGCGGCCCCTGGCGGGGAATGGAGCTGCCGACCCCCGCGTTCGTCACCGACGACACCCAGATGACGATCGCGCTGGGCCGGGGTATCCGCACCGCCATGGACAGCGGACTGCTCACGCCGGAGCGCATGGTGGACCCGGTACGCGGGGAGTTCATCGCCTGGTACCACTCGCCGGACAACAACCGGGCCCCCGGCAACACCTGCCTCACCGCCTGCCGTCTCCTCGAGACCACCGGCGCCTGGCAGGAGGCCAGCCAGACGCACTCCAAGGGGTGCGGCGCCAACATGCGGGTCGCGCCCATCGGCCTCGTCCCCGGCCTCAGCGCCGAACAGCGCGCCGGGGCCGCCCAGCTCCAGGCCGCCCTCACCCACGGCCACCCCACCGCGCTCGCCGCCTCCGACCTCACCGCCCGCGCGGTCCTCCTGCTCGCCCAGGGCGCCGAACCGCTCGGCCTGATCGGCCAGTTGCGCAGCTACGCGTACGAGAACAGCGGCCGCTACCACACCCGCTGGCTGGGCGACCTGTGGCGGTACGCCGGGGACACCTCGCCCGAGGCGTTCATCAGCCGTGGCTGGGACGAGTGCCAGAGCGCCCTGGCCGCCGTCCAGGAGGCCCTGCGCGACGCGTCGCCGGAGACCGACCCGTGCGAGCGCACCGGCGACGGCTGGATCGCCGAGGAGGCCCTCGCCACCGCCCTGCACTGCTTCCTGCTCTTCCCCGAGGACCCGCTCGCCGCCCTGCGCCGGGCCGCCTGCACCCGGGGCGACTCCGACTCGATCGCCTGCCTGGCGGGCGCCTTCGCAGGAGCCCACCTGGGCGCGGGGGCCTGGCCCCAGGAGTGGTCGGAGCGGATCGAGTACCGGAGCGACCTGCTCTCCCTGGCGGCGCTCTGGGATGCTTGAGCGATGAGCCCCACCCCTCTCACCCTGGCGCGGGCCGGCCTCCCGGTCGTCGACCTGCGCCCCGACCTCGCCGACGCCCCGGGCCCGCTGGTCTTCGCCACGGTCTCCGGCGCCCACCTCTACGGCTTCCCCTCCCGGGACTCGGACGTGGACCTGCGGGGGGTCCACGTCCTGCCCGCCGAGGCGCTGGTGGGGCTGCGCGAGCCGGAGGAGACCCGGACGCGGATGTGGGAGCGGGACGGGGTCGAACTGGACCTCGTCACCCACGACCTGCGCAAGTTCGTCCGGCTGATGCTCCGGCCCAACGGCTACGTCCTGGAGCAGTTGCTCTCCCCGCTGGTGGTCCACACGAGCGATCTCCACACCGAACTGGCGGCCCTCGTCCCCGGCGTGCTGACCCGCCACCACGCCCACCACTACCGGGGCTTCGCCGGAACCCAGTGGCGGCTGTACGGGAAGACCGGCGAGCTGAAGCCGCTGCTCTACACCTTCCGGGCCCTGCTCACCGGCATCCACCTGATGCGCAGCGGGGAGGTGCTGGCCCATCTGCCCGCCCTCCTCGACGAGGTCGACGCCCCCGCGTATCTGCCCGGCCTGATCGAGGCGAAGGCGGAGGCCGAGCACGCGGCGGCGACGGAGGCGGACGGGGAGACGGTGACCCGGGACATCGAGGCGCTGCACCGCGTCCTGGACGAGGCCCAGGAGCGCTCCCGGCTGCCGGAGACCGCGACGGCCTTCGACGCCCTGCACGACCTGGTCGTACGGGCGAGGCTGACGCCGTGAGGGCCTGACGCCCTGCGGCTCTGCGGCTCTTCGGGCTGCCGGACCGACGCCTCCCAGGGACTGACCGGCCGACGCCCCGACGGCCGGCAGCCGGGGCGCCACCCGCCCGGCCCGGACCCGGAAGCCACCGGAAAGCTCCTGCCGGGCCGATGCCCTGTCGCCCCCGGACTACCGCGCCGACGCTCTCCTCACCCGTACGAGGAGGTCCTCCACTGCCGCCCGGTCCGGCCCGGGCGGCAGTGGGGAGGCCTCCGCCGCCTCCTCGCTCTCCTCGGCCAGGCGGTTCATCCGGCGCTCCACCTCCGGCCACGGCACCTCGCCCCGTTTCACTGCCAGCAACTCCTCGCGCGCGTCGCCCACCTCGATGCGCAGCTCACCGGTGCGCAGCAGGTCCCGGCAGCTCGCCAGCAGCCGGAGCAGATGCATGGCGTGCTTCCAGCGGGGCTCCCCGTACAGCCGGACGTCCGCCTCCAGCTTCCGGCGCTGGCCCAGCGCGTAGCGGACGAACGTGGTGTGCGCCTGGCGGGAGAGGAACGCCCCGCGCAGGGCGAGCAACTCCCGGCCGGTGTCGTCCACGTACTCCACCAGCGGGGAGTGCAGGCACTCCAGCACATTCGGATTGGCCCGCAGCGCCAGCTTGCAGAAGCGTTCCAGCTCCCAGGAGAACTGCTCGGGCGCCGGGCCCTCGACATGGGTCGGGGGCTTGGTGAAGCCCCAGAACAGCGGGGTGGGGGCGGCATACACCCCGCGCAGGTCGGTGTCGCTGTCCTGCGTCGCGAGCCCGAACGCGCGGGAGCCCATCACACACGCGTAGACCGTGTGGTCACGTACGAGAGCCTCGTCGGCGGGAGTGATCATGGCCGTGAGGGTACGTGGACGGCGGGCCGGGCCACATCCGGACATCCCCGGGCCGGGGCGGGCGCGGCCCCACTGCTCAGCCCAGCCGGATGGCCCCGTCCGTGACCGTGATCCGCTCGGCCGGCAGCGGGCGGGTCGCCGGACCTGCCTCGACCGCCGCGTCCGCGATGGAGAACTTGGAGCCGTGGCAGGGGCAGTTGATGGTGCCGTCGCTGACCGTCGAGACCAGGCAGTTCGCATGGGTGCAGACGGCGGAGAACGCCTTGAACTCGCCCTCCTCCGGCTGGGTCACCACCACCTTCTGCTCCTTGAAGACCGTGCCCCCGCCGACCGGGACGTCACCGGTCGAGGCGAGCCGCTGCCCGCCGCCGGGGGAGGCGTCCGGGGAGGTGCCGGGCGAGGTGGCGGCCGTGTCCCCGCCACCGCCCCCGTCGCCGTCCGATCCGCAGCCGGTCACCAGGGCGGCGGCCCCTGCCGCGCCCGCCGCCAGGACCGTCCTTCGCCGTGCGTTCATGGGCTCTCCAGTTGTCAGGTGTCAGTGGGGGGATCCGTGCCCGCCATGGTGGCGGCGGGGAGCGCGGAGGTGAAGCAACCGGGCGGGCCGGGAGCACTTCCTGTACAGTCGTCCAGGAAATTACCCCGGGAGGCCGCTCGTCATGCACATCGCAGCTCAGGTCCTGGTCGCGCTCGTCGCGCTGATCCACGCCTACTTCCTGGTCCTGGAGATGTTCCTCTGGGACACCGACCGCGGCCGCAGGGCCTTCGGTACGACCGCCGCCTTCTCCCGCGAGAGCGCCACCCTCGCCGCCAACCAGGGCCTCTACAACGGCTTCATGGCCGCCGGACTGGTCTGGGGCCTCCTCGCCGCCGACCCCGTCGCCTTCCAGGCCCAGGTCTTCTTCCTCGGCTGCCTGATCGTGGCCGGGGTCTACGGGGCCGTCACCGTCAGCCGGAAGATCCTCTACGTCCAGGCCGTGCCGTCCGCGATCGCCCTCGGCGCCGTCCTGCTCGCGGGCTGAGCCCCCGTTGACGCCCGCGGTCACCGACGGCAGCGCCGACCCCCGTACCGCACGCACCCGGGCCAGGCTCCGGGCAGCCCTCCTCGCCGCCTGCGAGCACCGGCCGCTCGACCGGGTCAGCGTCGCGCAGGTGGTGCGCGGGGCCGGGGTCGGACGCGCCACCTTCTACCTCCACTACGACGACCTGCACGCCCTCGCCGTGGACGCCTGCGCCGACGTCGTCACCGAGGCGGTCGACGCCCTCCACGCCTGGGAGGGCGCGCCACCCGGCCCGGAGGCGCCCCCGCCCCCGCTCGCCGCCCTCCTCACTTCCGTCCACGCCCGGGCGCCCGTCTACCGCGGCCTCCTGCGCGAAGGCGGCGGCGGGCCGCTCGGCGAACGGCTCCACCGGGAGCTGCGGCAGCGCAGCCTCGACGAGCTGAACGCCCGCCGCCCGGCGGACCCCGGCCACGACCTCACCGCGAGCGCGGTGGCCGGAATCTTCACCGGGGTGCTGGCCGACTGGGTGCACGGGGAGGTCACCGCCGCCCCTGAGCAACTCGCCGGCCGGATCTGGCAACTGCTCCTCGCGGTCCACGCCACCGCCCGTCTCACCTGGAGAGCGCGGCGGCCGGACCCCGCCCCGCCCCTCTAGGGTGATCAGGAGCAGCGCGGAAGTGAACGAGCGAGGAGTCAGGACGTGGCGGTACGAGCGGTCCGAGGCGCCGTCCAGCTGGAGCGGGACGAGGCCGGACACATGGAGGAGCGGGTCGGTGAGCTGCTCACGGCCGTCCTGGAACGCAACGAGCTGGTCGCCGACGACCTGATCAGCATCTGGTTCACCGCCACCCCCGATCTGCACAGCGACTTCCCGGCCGCCGCCGCGCGCGGCCTCGGGATCGTCGACGTCCCCCTGATCTGCGCCCAGGAGCTGGACATCGAGGGGGCCATGCCCCGCGTCGTCCGGCTCCTCGCCCATGTCGAGACCTACCTCTCCCGCGCGGAGATCAGCCACGTCTACCTCGGCGCCACCGCCGCCCTGCGCAAGGACATCGCCCAGTGAGAACCGCCCTCGTCATCGGAACCGGGCTCGTCGGCACCTCCGCCGCCCTGGCCCTGGCCGGACGTGGCATCCACGTCCACCTCGTCGACCACGACCCCGAGTCGGCCCGCACCGCCGCCGCGCTCGGTGCCGGGACCGACGAGCCGCCCACCGGCCCGGTCGACCTCGCCGTGATCGCCGTACCGCCCGCCCACACCGCCACCGTCCTGGCCACCGCCATGCGCGACGGGGTGGCCCGGGGCTACCTGGACGTGGCCAGCGTCAAGGGCGGCCCGCGCCGGGAGCTGGAGGCGCTGGGCCTCGACCTCACCCCGTACATCGGTACGCACCCGATGGCGGGCAAGGAGCGCTCCGGCCCGCTCGCCGCCACCGCCGACCTCTTCGAGGGGCGCCCCTGGGTCCTCACCCCGACCCGGGAGACCGACACCGAGGTCCTCAACCTCGCCCTGGAGCTGGTCGCGCTCTGCCGGGCCGTCCCCGTGGTGATGGACGCCGACGCCCACGACCGGGCCGTCGCCCTGGTATCGCACACCCCGCAGCTGATCTCCTCCATGGTCGCCGCGCGGCTGGAGGAGGCCGACGAGTCCGCCGTACGGCTCTGCGGGCAGGGCATACGGGACGTGACCCGGATCGCCGCCTCCGACCCCCGGATGTGGGTGGAGATCCTCTCCGCCAACCCCGGCCCGGTCGCGGACGTGCTGGCCGGGGTCGCGGCCGACCTGGAGGAGACCGTGACCGCGCTGCGGGGGCTCGACTCCGTGGACGAGAAGCGGCGGCGCGCGGGCACCGACGCCATCGAGGACGTCCTGCGCCGGGGCAACGCGGGCCGGGTCCGGGTGCCGGGCAAGCACGGCGCCGCCCCGGCCGCGTACGAGACGGTGGCCGTCCTCATCGGGGACAAGCCGGGCGAGCTGGCCGCGATCTTCGCCGACGCGGGCCGGGCCGGGGTCAACATCGAGGACGTCCGCATCGAGCACGCCACCGGGCAGCAGGCGGGCCTGGTCCAGATCATGGTCGAGCCGAGCGCGGCCCCCGTACTCGCGGCGGCCCTGACCGAACGCGGCTGGTCGGTCCGCGGCTGACCCCGGACGGGCGGGGACGCGGCCCAGGACCGTACGGGGACACGCGCGTCCCACCGGCCGGGGGCGCCGGCTGCCCCGTACGGTCCCCGCCCCTGAGCCGTACGGGGTACAAGGGCGCGCCCGGCACTCGGTAACCTGGTACGAGGCCTCCCGTGGCCCGTCCGTCCCCACCCCGTGTACCAGGAAGGTGTCCACCGCCGTGGAAACCGCAAGCTCCGCCGTGATCGTCGCCATCGACGGGCCCTCCGGCACCGGAAAGTCGAGCACCTCGAAGGCCGTCGCCGCCAAGCTCGGCCTGAGCTACCTGGACACGGGCGCGCAGTACCGGGCCATCACCTGGTGGATGCTGAACAACGGCATCGACGTCTCCAGCCCGGCCGAGATCGCCACCGCCGCCGCCAAGCCGGTGATCGTCTCCGGCACCGACCCGTCCGCCCCGACGATCACCGTCGACGGCGAGGACGCCTCCGGCCCGATCCGCACCCAGGAGGTCACCTCCAAGGTCAGCGCGGTCAGCGCGGTCCCCGAGGTGCGCACGATCATCACGGAGCTGCAGCGCTCCATCGCCGCGGGCGCCGAGGGCGGCATCGTCGTCGAGGGCCGGGACATCGGCACCACCGTGCTGCCCGACGCCGACATCAAGATCTTCCTCACCGCCTCCCCGGAGGCCCGCGCCGCCCGCCGCAGCGGTGAGGTCAAGGGATCCGACCTCGCCGCCACCCGCGAGGCCCTGATCAGGCGGGACGCCGCCGACTCCGGCCGCAAGACCTCCCCCCTCGCCAAGGCGGACGACGCCGTCGAGGTGGACACCACCGAGCTGACCCTCCAGCAGGTCATCGAGTGCATCGTCACCCTCGTCGAGGAGAAGCGGACCGCCGCGTGAGCGACGCCACGGGGGCGCCGACGCTGCGCGG is a genomic window containing:
- the aroH gene encoding chorismate mutase gives rise to the protein MAVRAVRGAVQLERDEAGHMEERVGELLTAVLERNELVADDLISIWFTATPDLHSDFPAAAARGLGIVDVPLICAQELDIEGAMPRVVRLLAHVETYLSRAEISHVYLGATAALRKDIAQ
- a CDS encoding Rieske (2Fe-2S) protein: MNARRRTVLAAGAAGAAALVTGCGSDGDGGGGGDTAATSPGTSPDASPGGGQRLASTGDVPVGGGTVFKEQKVVVTQPEEGEFKAFSAVCTHANCLVSTVSDGTINCPCHGSKFSIADAAVEAGPATRPLPAERITVTDGAIRLG
- a CDS encoding nucleotidyltransferase domain-containing protein, with the translated sequence MSPTPLTLARAGLPVVDLRPDLADAPGPLVFATVSGAHLYGFPSRDSDVDLRGVHVLPAEALVGLREPEETRTRMWERDGVELDLVTHDLRKFVRLMLRPNGYVLEQLLSPLVVHTSDLHTELAALVPGVLTRHHAHHYRGFAGTQWRLYGKTGELKPLLYTFRALLTGIHLMRSGEVLAHLPALLDEVDAPAYLPGLIEAKAEAEHAAATEADGETVTRDIEALHRVLDEAQERSRLPETATAFDALHDLVVRARLTP
- the cmk gene encoding (d)CMP kinase, whose protein sequence is MSTAVETASSAVIVAIDGPSGTGKSSTSKAVAAKLGLSYLDTGAQYRAITWWMLNNGIDVSSPAEIATAAAKPVIVSGTDPSAPTITVDGEDASGPIRTQEVTSKVSAVSAVPEVRTIITELQRSIAAGAEGGIVVEGRDIGTTVLPDADIKIFLTASPEARAARRSGEVKGSDLAATREALIRRDAADSGRKTSPLAKADDAVEVDTTELTLQQVIECIVTLVEEKRTAA
- a CDS encoding ADP-ribosylglycohydrolase family protein, which produces MTIATRRLTKQAATGSLTGLALGDALGFPTEFNDVPSILAKCGPWRGMELPTPAFVTDDTQMTIALGRGIRTAMDSGLLTPERMVDPVRGEFIAWYHSPDNNRAPGNTCLTACRLLETTGAWQEASQTHSKGCGANMRVAPIGLVPGLSAEQRAGAAQLQAALTHGHPTALAASDLTARAVLLLAQGAEPLGLIGQLRSYAYENSGRYHTRWLGDLWRYAGDTSPEAFISRGWDECQSALAAVQEALRDASPETDPCERTGDGWIAEEALATALHCFLLFPEDPLAALRRAACTRGDSDSIACLAGAFAGAHLGAGAWPQEWSERIEYRSDLLSLAALWDA
- a CDS encoding NUDIX hydrolase — its product is MSTGVPEGYDPHAFPPFAVTVDLAVFTVRGAALHVLLVERGQDPFRGRWALPGGFLLPRESADEAARRELAEETGLGPDAVGSLHLEQLRTYTDPDRDPRMRVVSVAYAALLPDLPEPRGGGDAASARWWDARATGPLAFDHDRILADARDRIGAKLEYTCLATEFCPPEFTLGELQQVYETVWGVELDRPNFRRKVLGAPGFVRPVDGPPRRTGGRGKPAALHRAGGATTLHPPLLRPQPTDASLSRPEGRTP
- a CDS encoding DUF1304 domain-containing protein — translated: MHIAAQVLVALVALIHAYFLVLEMFLWDTDRGRRAFGTTAAFSRESATLAANQGLYNGFMAAGLVWGLLAADPVAFQAQVFFLGCLIVAGVYGAVTVSRKILYVQAVPSAIALGAVLLAG
- a CDS encoding prephenate dehydrogenase; translated protein: MRTALVIGTGLVGTSAALALAGRGIHVHLVDHDPESARTAAALGAGTDEPPTGPVDLAVIAVPPAHTATVLATAMRDGVARGYLDVASVKGGPRRELEALGLDLTPYIGTHPMAGKERSGPLAATADLFEGRPWVLTPTRETDTEVLNLALELVALCRAVPVVMDADAHDRAVALVSHTPQLISSMVAARLEEADESAVRLCGQGIRDVTRIAASDPRMWVEILSANPGPVADVLAGVAADLEETVTALRGLDSVDEKRRRAGTDAIEDVLRRGNAGRVRVPGKHGAAPAAYETVAVLIGDKPGELAAIFADAGRAGVNIEDVRIEHATGQQAGLVQIMVEPSAAPVLAAALTERGWSVRG
- a CDS encoding nucleotidyltransferase domain-containing protein, with the translated sequence MITPADEALVRDHTVYACVMGSRAFGLATQDSDTDLRGVYAAPTPLFWGFTKPPTHVEGPAPEQFSWELERFCKLALRANPNVLECLHSPLVEYVDDTGRELLALRGAFLSRQAHTTFVRYALGQRRKLEADVRLYGEPRWKHAMHLLRLLASCRDLLRTGELRIEVGDAREELLAVKRGEVPWPEVERRMNRLAEESEEAAEASPLPPGPDRAAVEDLLVRVRRASAR
- a CDS encoding TetR family transcriptional regulator — translated: MTPAVTDGSADPRTARTRARLRAALLAACEHRPLDRVSVAQVVRGAGVGRATFYLHYDDLHALAVDACADVVTEAVDALHAWEGAPPGPEAPPPPLAALLTSVHARAPVYRGLLREGGGGPLGERLHRELRQRSLDELNARRPADPGHDLTASAVAGIFTGVLADWVHGEVTAAPEQLAGRIWQLLLAVHATARLTWRARRPDPAPPL